One Bos indicus isolate NIAB-ARS_2022 breed Sahiwal x Tharparkar chromosome 10, NIAB-ARS_B.indTharparkar_mat_pri_1.0, whole genome shotgun sequence DNA window includes the following coding sequences:
- the CA12 gene encoding carbonic anhydrase 12 isoform X3 has product MPLRSLHAAAVLLLLVLKEQPSSPAPLNGSKWTYIGPDGEKSWSKTYPSCGGLLQSPIDLHDDILRYNASLRPLAFQGYNQSASPQFVLTNNGHSVKVKLPKDMQVRGLGARYNASQLHLHWGDKNDPHGSEHTVGGEHFAAELHIVYYNSDRYPNDSFAKDKPEGLAVVAVLIEVGSSNPAYDKIFDHLKDVKYKGQEVFIPGFSIEELLPERPEEYYRYRGSLTTPPCYPTVLWTVFRNPVQISQEQLMKLETDLYCTHMDDPSPREMVNNFRRVQKFDERLVYVSFQQVPDPPCTGLSPGIVLSVALACGLGICIVLAVSIWLLRRRKSKKGANKGVIYKPAIKQETEAHA; this is encoded by the exons GTCCCGATGGGGAGAAGAGCTGGTCCAAGACCTACCCTTCCTGTGGCGGCCTGCTGCAGTCCCCGATAGACCTGCATGATGACATCCTGCGGTACAATGCCAGCCTCAGGCCCCTGGCCTTCCAAGGCTACAACCAGTCTGCCAGTCCGCAATTTGTCCTCACCAACAACGGCCACTCAG TGAAGGTGAAACTGCCCAAGGACATGCAGGTCCGGGGCCTCGGGGCCCGCTACAATGCCTCGCAGCTGCACCTGCACTGGGGGGACAAGAACGACCCCCACGGCTCGGAGCACACTGTCGGCGGGGAGCACTTCGCCGCCGAG CTGCATATTGTCTATTACAACTCAGACCGGTACCCCAATGACAGCTTCGCCAAGGACAAGCCAGAAGGCCTCGCGGTTGTAGCTGTTCTCATAGAG GTGGGCTCCTCCAATCCAGCATATGACAAGATCTTCGATCACCTTAAAGATGTAAAGTACAAAG GCCAAGAAGTGTTCATTCCAGGTTTCAGCATAGAAGAGCTGCTGCCAGAGAGGCCTGAAGAGTACTACCGCTACAGGGGGTCCCTGACTACACCTCCCTGCTACCCCACTGTGCTCTGGACGGTGTTCCGGAACCCTGTGCAAATTTCCCAGGAGCAG CTGATGAAGTTGGAGACAGACCTGTACTGCACGCACATGGATGACCCGTCCCCCAGAGAGATGGTCAACAACTTTCGGCGGGTCCAGAAGTTTGACGAGAGGCTGGTGTATGTCTCCTTCCAACAAG TGCCAGACCCTCCCTGCACAGGACTGAGTCCGG GCATCGTCCTTTCCGTGGCCCTGGCCTGTGGTCTCGGCATCTGTATTGTCCTGGCGGTATCCATTTGGCttttaagaaggagaaagag CAAAAAAGGTGCCAACAAAGGAGTCATCTACAAACCAGCCATCAagcaggagactgaggcccatGCCTGA
- the CA12 gene encoding carbonic anhydrase 12 isoform X1, translating to MPLRSLHAAAVLLLLVLKEQPSSPAPLNGSKWTYIGPDGEKSWSKTYPSCGGLLQSPIDLHDDILRYNASLRPLAFQGYNQSASPQFVLTNNGHSVKVKLPKDMQVRGLGARYNASQLHLHWGDKNDPHGSEHTVGGEHFAAELHIVYYNSDRYPNDSFAKDKPEGLAVVAVLIEVGSSNPAYDKIFDHLKDVKYKGQEVFIPGFSIEELLPERPEEYYRYRGSLTTPPCYPTVLWTVFRNPVQISQEQLMKLETDLYCTHMDDPSPREMVNNFRRVQKFDERLVYVSFQQVPDPPCTGLSPGMWPAGRACCSWVIAVILGVIWASETSSSSSLLLCAVTLTPGPLLTVCLTLKSLSDSKMSSQSNAPLMKDLITL from the exons GTCCCGATGGGGAGAAGAGCTGGTCCAAGACCTACCCTTCCTGTGGCGGCCTGCTGCAGTCCCCGATAGACCTGCATGATGACATCCTGCGGTACAATGCCAGCCTCAGGCCCCTGGCCTTCCAAGGCTACAACCAGTCTGCCAGTCCGCAATTTGTCCTCACCAACAACGGCCACTCAG TGAAGGTGAAACTGCCCAAGGACATGCAGGTCCGGGGCCTCGGGGCCCGCTACAATGCCTCGCAGCTGCACCTGCACTGGGGGGACAAGAACGACCCCCACGGCTCGGAGCACACTGTCGGCGGGGAGCACTTCGCCGCCGAG CTGCATATTGTCTATTACAACTCAGACCGGTACCCCAATGACAGCTTCGCCAAGGACAAGCCAGAAGGCCTCGCGGTTGTAGCTGTTCTCATAGAG GTGGGCTCCTCCAATCCAGCATATGACAAGATCTTCGATCACCTTAAAGATGTAAAGTACAAAG GCCAAGAAGTGTTCATTCCAGGTTTCAGCATAGAAGAGCTGCTGCCAGAGAGGCCTGAAGAGTACTACCGCTACAGGGGGTCCCTGACTACACCTCCCTGCTACCCCACTGTGCTCTGGACGGTGTTCCGGAACCCTGTGCAAATTTCCCAGGAGCAG CTGATGAAGTTGGAGACAGACCTGTACTGCACGCACATGGATGACCCGTCCCCCAGAGAGATGGTCAACAACTTTCGGCGGGTCCAGAAGTTTGACGAGAGGCTGGTGTATGTCTCCTTCCAACAAG TGCCAGACCCTCCCTGCACAGGACTGAGTCCGGGTATGTGGCCGGCCGGCCGTGCATGCTGCAGCTGGGTGATCGCTGTGATTCTCGGTGTGATCTGGGCCTCTGAGACCTCCAGCTCatcctctctgcttctctgtgctGTCACTCTGACTCCTGGCCCCCTCCTCACTGTGTGTCTTACCCTCAAGTCGCTCTCTGATTCAAAGATGAGCTCCCAATCAAATGCTCCTCTAATGAAAGACCTAATCACTTTATAG
- the CA12 gene encoding carbonic anhydrase 12 isoform X2, producing MPLRSLHAAAVLLLLVLKEQPSSPAPLNGSKWTYIGPDGEKSWSKTYPSCGGLLQSPIDLHDDILRYNASLRPLAFQGYNQSASPQFVLTNNGHSVKVKLPKDMQVRGLGARYNASQLHLHWGDKNDPHGSEHTVGGEHFAAELHIVYYNSDRYPNDSFAKDKPEGLAVVAVLIEVGSSNPAYDKIFDHLKDVKYKGQEVFIPGFSIEELLPERPEEYYRYRGSLTTPPCYPTVLWTVFRNPVQISQEQLMKLETDLYCTHMDDPSPREMVNNFRRVQKFDERLVYVSFQQVPDPPCTGLSPGIVLSVALACGLGICIVLAVSIWLLRRRKSSKKGANKGVIYKPAIKQETEAHA from the exons GTCCCGATGGGGAGAAGAGCTGGTCCAAGACCTACCCTTCCTGTGGCGGCCTGCTGCAGTCCCCGATAGACCTGCATGATGACATCCTGCGGTACAATGCCAGCCTCAGGCCCCTGGCCTTCCAAGGCTACAACCAGTCTGCCAGTCCGCAATTTGTCCTCACCAACAACGGCCACTCAG TGAAGGTGAAACTGCCCAAGGACATGCAGGTCCGGGGCCTCGGGGCCCGCTACAATGCCTCGCAGCTGCACCTGCACTGGGGGGACAAGAACGACCCCCACGGCTCGGAGCACACTGTCGGCGGGGAGCACTTCGCCGCCGAG CTGCATATTGTCTATTACAACTCAGACCGGTACCCCAATGACAGCTTCGCCAAGGACAAGCCAGAAGGCCTCGCGGTTGTAGCTGTTCTCATAGAG GTGGGCTCCTCCAATCCAGCATATGACAAGATCTTCGATCACCTTAAAGATGTAAAGTACAAAG GCCAAGAAGTGTTCATTCCAGGTTTCAGCATAGAAGAGCTGCTGCCAGAGAGGCCTGAAGAGTACTACCGCTACAGGGGGTCCCTGACTACACCTCCCTGCTACCCCACTGTGCTCTGGACGGTGTTCCGGAACCCTGTGCAAATTTCCCAGGAGCAG CTGATGAAGTTGGAGACAGACCTGTACTGCACGCACATGGATGACCCGTCCCCCAGAGAGATGGTCAACAACTTTCGGCGGGTCCAGAAGTTTGACGAGAGGCTGGTGTATGTCTCCTTCCAACAAG TGCCAGACCCTCCCTGCACAGGACTGAGTCCGG GCATCGTCCTTTCCGTGGCCCTGGCCTGTGGTCTCGGCATCTGTATTGTCCTGGCGGTATCCATTTGGCttttaagaaggagaaagag TAGCAAAAAAGGTGCCAACAAAGGAGTCATCTACAAACCAGCCATCAagcaggagactgaggcccatGCCTGA
- the CA12 gene encoding carbonic anhydrase 12 isoform X4 has product MPLRSLHAAAVLLLLVLKEQPSSPAPLNGSKWTYIGPDGEKSWSKTYPSCGGLLQSPIDLHDDILRYNASLRPLAFQGYNQSASPQFVLTNNGHSVKVKLPKDMQVRGLGARYNASQLHLHWGDKNDPHGSEHTVGGEHFAAELHIVYYNSDRYPNDSFAKDKPEGLAVVAVLIEVGSSNPAYDKIFDHLKDVKYKGQEVFIPGFSIEELLPERPEEYYRYRGSLTTPPCYPTVLWTVFRNPVQISQEQLMKLETDLYCTHMDDPSPREMVNNFRRVQKFDERLVYVSFQQGIVLSVALACGLGICIVLAVSIWLLRRRKSSKKGANKGVIYKPAIKQETEAHA; this is encoded by the exons GTCCCGATGGGGAGAAGAGCTGGTCCAAGACCTACCCTTCCTGTGGCGGCCTGCTGCAGTCCCCGATAGACCTGCATGATGACATCCTGCGGTACAATGCCAGCCTCAGGCCCCTGGCCTTCCAAGGCTACAACCAGTCTGCCAGTCCGCAATTTGTCCTCACCAACAACGGCCACTCAG TGAAGGTGAAACTGCCCAAGGACATGCAGGTCCGGGGCCTCGGGGCCCGCTACAATGCCTCGCAGCTGCACCTGCACTGGGGGGACAAGAACGACCCCCACGGCTCGGAGCACACTGTCGGCGGGGAGCACTTCGCCGCCGAG CTGCATATTGTCTATTACAACTCAGACCGGTACCCCAATGACAGCTTCGCCAAGGACAAGCCAGAAGGCCTCGCGGTTGTAGCTGTTCTCATAGAG GTGGGCTCCTCCAATCCAGCATATGACAAGATCTTCGATCACCTTAAAGATGTAAAGTACAAAG GCCAAGAAGTGTTCATTCCAGGTTTCAGCATAGAAGAGCTGCTGCCAGAGAGGCCTGAAGAGTACTACCGCTACAGGGGGTCCCTGACTACACCTCCCTGCTACCCCACTGTGCTCTGGACGGTGTTCCGGAACCCTGTGCAAATTTCCCAGGAGCAG CTGATGAAGTTGGAGACAGACCTGTACTGCACGCACATGGATGACCCGTCCCCCAGAGAGATGGTCAACAACTTTCGGCGGGTCCAGAAGTTTGACGAGAGGCTGGTGTATGTCTCCTTCCAACAAG GCATCGTCCTTTCCGTGGCCCTGGCCTGTGGTCTCGGCATCTGTATTGTCCTGGCGGTATCCATTTGGCttttaagaaggagaaagag TAGCAAAAAAGGTGCCAACAAAGGAGTCATCTACAAACCAGCCATCAagcaggagactgaggcccatGCCTGA